AATGTAACAGATTTTCGGGAGACTTTTAACAGTAAGTTAAAAGTTTATATACATAAAAATAGAGTAAGATCGAAATAGGTAGATAAAAGAAAGTCAGCCAAATATTTAATATTAACGAAACCAAAGGAGTAAAACCGATGCGTACAATCAAAACAGTCGAAGATTTCTGGCAAGTAATCGATGAAATAAGAATAAAAAAAGAATTAAACTGGTCAGATTTAGTTGGAGGAAAAGCTAAATTAGCTGCCAGCCAACACTGGAATCCGCCATTAACATATATTCTTCAAATGCAAACGAAACTGGATGTAGAGATTATCAACACCTTTGTCTACGAATTGATGGAATCCGACCAAGCAGTCACTAAAGATCCTGAAACTCGGGAAAAGATGAAATTGATTTACCAGTGGATTCAAGCTGAAAATTGGATGGAAGATGAACAACTTCTTCAAAACGTTCAAGAAATTGCAAAAACAATTTTATGAGTTATAAACACATAAAGAAGTTAAAACAAGGAGTGAATAAAATGAAAAATATAGAAAAAATGATTCAATGGATGACCGATCGAAAAGGAAAAGTCACTTACTCGATGAATGCAAGGTTAGGACCAAACAGCTATGATTGTTCTAGCGCTGTTTATCTCGCTTTGATTAATGGTGGTTTCTTAAACTCTGGAATGATGGGCAATACAGATACTCTTTTCTCCCATTTAGAAAATGCTGGCTGGACTAAGATACAAGCAGATGGAACTGGAAATTATCCAGCTAAAACAGGAGATATTTTTATTTGGGGAAATCGTGGAGCATCAGGAGGAGGAGCTGGTCATACAGGGATTTTTATAGATGATCAAGATAACATCATTCACTGCAATTATGGCTATAATGGCATCACGATCAATAACCATGATACGATTTGGGGATTAAACGGTTGTCCTGCAATGACGATTTATCGTTATGGAAGAAATGAAAGCAGACCACAGCCGACACCTTCAACGCCCAAGCCCGTGCCGCAAGAACAACTGGTTGGTTTAATCTCAATGACGGGACCTTTTTATCCAGACAGAAAATTAGCAGTCAGCCAAGATACTAATCCGGACGATGCGATCAGTCCCGCACTTGACTACTATCTACCTGGTATGACGATCTACTATGATCATTATATTCATAGCAATGGCTATGTTTGGATCAGTTATATCAGTCATGGTGGTGCACGGCGTTATGTAGCGGTTGGACCAGATGACGGTCGTACAGATACAACGTGGGGATCTGGTTTTTTCAATTGATCAAATGAGAGACGACACATTTAGAAAAGGTCTTATCTATAAAAAATAAGGAAATCTTGCTATAATGGTGGAAAAGTAAGGATAGATAGAGTGCTGATTAATGACAAAAAACTTTAGAGAGAGTGGATTTGCTCCGTTAAAAAGAGTTAGGAAAGCAGAGTAGGCGCGGTTATGCTAATTTCTTTTCAAGAGATCAATTCTTTACCATTGGTCATTTCGTCATTGAAGGAAATTTGAGATTTGCCCATCGCCGCTTGGAAATTTTGCCGATTCGGGATAGTTTAATTGAGGAATCTAGACCATTTTTAGAAGGTGGCGATGTTTTAGTATATGGTAAAACAATATTTGTTGGCTATTCAGGTTTGGCGAGTAATTTAAATGGTATCAATTGGCTGAAATCACTTTTAGCATATTTGGACTACACAGGCTTTATTAAGAACAACCAACTAATTGGCAACTTATATAAAACGAAAAGAAATTCAGACTTTCACCAAACAATTGTAATAAAGAAGCCACTTTTTGAACACAAAAAAGTCACAATTTCGGGTTATTATAAATCCATACCAAACAAACAACCCTAACAAAACACTTTTTCATTTTTTAACTCCTTTTCCCACTCTTCCCCAAAGAGTGGGTTATTTGTTGTGAATCACCATGATTGGCTCTGCCAGAATGGATGATGAACAATACTTGGCGACCAAAAAGAGCGAAGTGTCCTTACTAGAGAATCACAAAAACCTAAACCAAAGAAAAAGTGAATAAGAGAGCGTGGATGCTGATAAATCTCTTGTGTTAACAATCCGGACTCCACCAGAATAGATGATAAACAGACAAACAATCAAATAAGCTAACCACAAAAATTGTTCTTTGAATTTTTGTGGTTCAGCTTATTTTTTATAATCGTCTATTGTATTTAGAAGACAAATTCTATTTACTTTGTTTTCCTTTTCTTCTCTTCCAGAAAAGGAGAGATCCAGCGGCACCTGCCATAAAGGCCCCCATTCCTTGTCCCATTAGAGAAGATTCTGTTCCTGTATTTGGTAGTCTTCTTTCAGAACGAGTATTTGGTAGTGATTTAGTTGAAAAATCAGAGACTGCATCGAACGTAGTAGTTGTTAGAACAATAGCTCCTTTTGCTTCTTCCTTTTTCTTGGGATCAATTAGAGCTACTGGCGCCTCGGCTAGATTGACTGCGAGAGGAGCCTCTAGTACAGTAGGTTTCGTTGGTGCAGCAAGTTCGATTGGTTGTTTTATAGGCGTTTTTATTGGGTCAACAGTCTCTGGTGCTACAAGTTCTGGAATACCTGGAGCGTTAACAATAGGAGCTTCTTCTAATTTTTCAGGTTGCTCTAAAGGATCGACCTCTGTAACATCTTCCAACGCTTCTAGTTCAACAGGAGCATCAGGTTGAATACTTTCTTCAGCTTCTTCGCTATCTAATTCCACATCAGTTATATTTTCTGAAGTACCTAGTTCTACAAGTGAACTAGGAGGAGTAGATGCATGTTTATCTGTTAAAGCAGGTAAGTTGATTCCTGTGATATTTTCAATAATTTTTGTTGAAGCTGCAGCAGGTGCAAGCGCTGGATTTGTTGGTTCTGTTATATTTTCGACTTTTTTAGGTGTGTTAATTCCTACTGCCTTTGTCGGAATTTCAGGCATATCTGGTACTGTTGGAATTTCAGGAGTATTTATTTTTTTGAGTATTAGCGAATCTAATTCAGTTTGAATTGTTTTTAAATCAATAGGTGGAAGATTAACCTTTCCAAGCGCGGATTGTGTACTCATTCGCCAATTGATTATTGAACTTCCCCCCCCCATTTCTATCCAGTCATATAGAGAAAAACCAACATCTTCAATATAAGGATCTGCATAAAAAGCATCTAAGCTTGTTTGATAAGCTCCAGTTGCAACATTGAGACTTGTAGTGACCGAAGTCGGAATTCTATCTAAGTTTATAGGTGTTTTAACATTGTTGCCTGTTGCTAAATTGAATTCTTCAATTGCAGTAGCCATGGTTGAATTTGCTACTGTCCATTTATCAGAAACGCTCATTAGATAATTAGAATAATTCGTAAGTTTCTCAATTGCTCCACCTGCAATTGAATCATAAGTTGATACAAATTTATCCCAATCCTTCGATGTATTTAATGATTGTAATCGTTCTTTCGGATAGCCAATAGGAGTGAAATCTAAGGTTCCAGCAGTGTTAATAATTTCGATCCAAGAATCTAATTCATCGTCAGGATCTCCAGCGTTCCCTACACCCCATCCTCTAGTGTATACATCGAAAGCATCAGAATAAGCTTTGTATGATTGGTAGTATTTCTGATACACTTTAGAACTATTAATATTATCCTCCATCACATGTTCAGCCTCAGCAATGAAATTTACTAATTTAGACCGAAAATCTTCTGGTCCATAAATAAGATCTTGGGTAATTTCTGGTTTAATAGAACTAGCATTGTAACTATCATTTTTGTCTTGATAGTCCATAATGACTGGCCACGATTCATTTAGTGCTTTAGTTAAAGCTAATTTAGCTGTTTCGTATTTAGTTTGCCACAATGCTAAGTCAGCAGGAATATTATCAAGATTTTCTTGCGTTATTTTGTCAGCTGGAAAGTCATCAAGAATGTTATTCATTCCAGTAATAGCAGCATTAATCTCACCTTCAGCAACAACCGCCTTCTCATAAGCAGCAAGAGCATCCTCATATGGTTTTGCTGCTGTGGTGAAACTTTCCTTTGCAAGATCATATTTAGTTTTTAGATTTGTGTAGAGTGTAAGAGCTTTATCGTAATTGACAGTGAGAGTTTTTAATTTTCCATCAGCTAGTTGGTAGTCCTTATCAGCGGCTTTCCACGCATCATTTGCAGCACCGTAGGCTGTATTAACTCCGCTATACTTTTCATGAAGCTCTTCAAAGGAGTTTCCCAAGTCTGTGTACTCTTTTGAAACAGCGGCGAATTCTTTTTCGTGAGCTGTTTGCTCATCAGTCATTTCACCCAATTTGATTTGAGTTGCATTATAGGTTTTCAGAGTTTCTTCATATTTTGTTTTTAGACCAACATAGTAAGCAGCTAAATCTGTATATTCTTTCTCGCGTAGTAAAAAAGTTTCTTTTACTTTAGAAAGGGCAGTTGCCGCTGTGGTATAGGCTGTTTCGGCGATAATGTATTCGGCATCTAAAGCAGCAAATTGTTTTGTTACTTTATCATAAGTTTCTTTTGTTTTAGTATATTGAGTTTCTAAGGCGGTGTATTGTTTTGTAGTTGTTTCTAATGTTTCGCCTAATTTTGAAAAAGCTACTTTAGCTGCAGCCAATTCTGATTTTAGTGTAGTTAATTCCTCTGATAGTGTTTGATATTCTGGTAAAAGACGGTCATATTCGGCACGTGCTAGTTCGTATTTTTTATTAGCAGCATCATATATTTTGCTCGCCTCGTTATATTTTGCTTCTATGATGTCAAAAGCGTCTGATCCGCTTGTAAATTTAGCAAATACAGCATCATAAGCTTCTTTTAACAGGTCATATTGATGTTTTACTTCAGTAGACTCTGTGACTGCTGCTTGATAGGCAGATTCTGTTTCTTCATAGACATTGATTACTTGTGTATAGTTCGTACTGATTGTTTGGTACTCTTTTTCCAATTTTTGATAATCAGTATTCGCTCGCTCGCATTGTGCTAAAAGAGTATCATATTGTTGCCTAATAGACTGATAGGAAGTGGCAATTTTTTGATAATCAGCTGTTGCAGTGTCATAAGCTGTTTGTACGTCTTTGAACTTTGTATTGAGTTGTTTAACTTGTTCTTTTACTTGTTGATATTCTTTGTCCACTTCGTTATAACGAGTATTATTTTCATTATAAGAGGCCAAAGCTGTTGAATATTCCACTGTGCCTTCTTCATACTTTTTTAGAATGGCTTCAGCGGCTGCTCTTTTTTCATTGTAGGTAGCTAAATCAGTTTCATAAGCAATCAAATTAGCATCATAGGCAGATTTTTGTTGATCATAAGTTGTTTTTGCAGTTTCATATGTTTTCGTTTTTTGGTCAAAGGCTGTCTTTTCGGTTTCATAGGCCGTACGTTCTGTTTCATATTGAATGGCTAATTCTTTAAGTTGACTAGATAAAGTTTCATAAGTTGTTTTTGCTTTTTCGTACGCTTGTTTTGTAATGTTATATTCTTCTTTAATTTTATTATACTCAGTAAGTTTTCGTTCATAATCACTTATGGTCACCGTTAATTCTGATAAACGTTTTTCATAAGTTGCTTTATCCGCTATATACGTTGTTTTTGTATCATTATATTCAGTTAGTAGTACATTATATTTCTCAAGTGCTTTATCATAGTCAGTTTTTACTTCGGTATAGCTGGTTTTTGCTGTTTCAAGTTCTGTTTTTAAGGTATTGTATACCTCTGTTGCTACGTTGAATTCTGTAGCTTTAGTATCATACACTGTTTTTTTATTAGTGTAGTTGTTAAGTAAGGTATCGTAAGAAAGTTTTTGCGAATTATAGTCTGATAGTTGCGTATTGTACTTATTTTTTGCATCATTGTATGCTGTTTGAATGGTTCTATAAGCTGTTGCAGCATCTTCGTAAACTTTTCGTTTTGTTTCGTATTCCACTCTTAAATTTTCGTAGCTTGTTCTTTTTTCCTCAGCATCCTTGTTCAATAGCTCGTATTCAGCTTGAGCACTTAAATAGTCTGTTTGCATGTCGAGAAAAGTTGTTTCCGTGTCTTGATAACGTTTTTGTTCTGTTTCATAGGCAGCTTTTGCTTGGTTGTAAGTATCAATATGTGCTTCGTAGCTAGACTTATTTGTTTCATATGTAGCTTTATGTGAGTTATAAGTCATTGTCGCTTCTTCGAAAATCATTAACTGTTTTTTGTACGTTTCTTTTAATCCGTCTAACGTCGTTTTAAGTTGATCAGCTATTTCATAGGTTTTATCAGCTTCGTTTTTGGAGGTATTGTAGTCTTCTAAGGCAATATCATATGCTTTTTTTGTATCCTCATATTCTGTTTTTGCTGTGGTGTATTCTTCTAATATGCTCTTATAATCTTTTTCCAACGCTTTCTGAACAGATGACTTTTGTTCTACTGTTGCAGCCAGTGCATGTATAGGAATACCAGAACCTATGAGAGCCACACTAGAAAGCAACATAAATTTAAACGAACCTTTTTTCCATGAGTCATTCATTAAATCACACTACCTTTCTTTTTTTAATAATATTCATATAGTAAATAAATAAAGCCTTAATGAATTGCATGTTTTATCAAATGTAATTATACATTATTTTAATGTATAGTTACATTATTTTTAAGTTAAACATTTATCACGTTTTTCGTTGTAATTGCAATTTTTTGATAATCAAATGACGTATAATAATAAAAATAAGTATTATAGAATGGTCTTTTCTAGAAAAAGTACTAAATAGCTTGGTGATAGAGAATTTTTACCTTGGAAGAAAATTATTTTGATTTTTGTATAAAGTTCAGGAAATATGACCATTTATGTGAGGAGTATTATAGAGAATTAAGGAAAGTGGAAAAAATGCTATATGATTTCTATATGATTTTTGAATACAATTGATATAAAATGTAGAATATGTTTAATAAACTTTTCGAAGTACATGCTTTGATGATTTGTATCAATTTTTTTGATCAAAAGAATGATTAAAAGTAATGTAGCGTTTTAATTGTTAATTCTTGTGTAAGTTAAATTAAAACTTCAGATTTCTGACAAACAATCGTAATAAAGAAACCTATCTTTCAACACAAAATAGTCACACTTTCAGGTTATTATAAATTCATACCAAACAAACAACCCTAACAAAACACTTTTTCATTTTTTAACTCCTTTTACCCACTCTTCCCCAAAGAGTGGGTTATTTGTTGTGAATCACCATGACTGGCTCCGCCAGAATGGATGATTAACAATGCAAGGCGTGTGAAGAGAGAAGCCACCCTACTAGAAAATCACCAAACCCCAAATCAAAATAAAAAATTGATGTTCATTTTTCGAAAGAACCTTCTATCGATCAGCAGTACACTAAAGCTACAAAACGAAGGGACTGATGATCAATGAACGAAACCAAAACAACCCATTTCAGAAATGCTCACCAACAAAAGAAACCACTTGTCTTACTAAATATTTGGAACGTAGCCAGTGCCGATGAGCTGACGACCCAAACTATCAATTTAATTCCAACAGGTAGTTACGCAATGTCAGATTATTACGGCTATCAGGATGGTGAAAATATGCCATTTGATGAACTACTAGGCTACATAAGACAAATGGATACCCAAAACAATTACATTACCGCAGATATTGAATCAGGATATGCTACAAATGGACTAGAGCTGGCAAAGAATATTGAAGCGCTCATCAACATTGGTGTCATCGGGATCAATATTGAAGATAAAAAACCAAATACAGAAACCCTGTATTCCAAAGCAGAACAAAGTGAGCGTCTACTAGCCATCAAGCAACAAACTAACGCCATGAAAAAAGACCTTTTTATCAACGTAAGAACAGATACCTATTTTAGTGGCGATATTGCTGCAAACAACCAAAATGAACAAGTCTTAAATCAAACGATCGCACGAATCAAAGCGTATGAAAAAAATGGAATCGACGGTATTTTTATTCCAGGGTTGAAAAACCAAGAACATCTTAAGCAAATAGCAGCAGCCATTACGTTACCGATCAATATTATGCTAGATCTCCAAAACGACTCCATTGCAGATTATTTAGATACAGGAATTTCAAGAATCAGCTTTGGACCTTCGATCTATATGCTTTATAATGAATATGAAACAGACGATTTAATTACATTTTACACATCGTTACTGGCTGACTTAGCTCAATACGAGGAGCAAGATCAGATTGAATTATTTAGAATAAAGTAGAAAGGGGAATGCTCAATGATCAGCGAAAAAGAAAAAAAGCATTACTATCAAGCCTTGCTAGCAAAAGATTCAACATATGATGGTATTTTCTTTGTTGGGATCAGCTCTACTGGTGTCTTTTGCCACGCAACATGTCCTGCAAGAAAACCGAAGTATGAAAATTGTACATTTTATGAAACTGCTGAAGAGGCACTTTTGTCAGGTTATCGTCCTTGCAAACGCTGTAAACCACTATCTTATCCAAGAGAAATCCCGCTTTTAGTGCAGCAAATGGTGGAATTAGTCGAAGAAAATCCTGAAAAACGTTGGAAAGACCAAGATTTCGCAGAGTTGGGTATTCACTCAATGACTGCTAGAAGACAATTTAAAAAAGTGTATGGCATGACCTTTGTTCAATACGCACGCTCAAGAAGGATGGGGATGGCCTTGAAATCAATCAAAAATGGGGAGAAACGAATCGATACGCAGTTGGATGTCGGCTATGATTCACCAAGTGGTTTTTACGATGCTTTTTCAAAAATCATGGGTAGAAATCCAAAACAATCGAAAGAAATCAAAATATTATCAGCCGATTGGATCGATACGATTTTAGGCCCAATGATGAGTATTGCGGATGATGACTATCTGTATTTATTGGAGTTTGTGGATCGCCGTGGCTTGGAACGAGAAATTGAACGCCTACGTAATCGACTGAATGCTTCCATCGTCCCAGGTAAGACCAAGATCAATGAACAGATCAAAGCAGAATTGGATCTGTATTTTGAAAAGAAGCTGGATGAATTTCAAACACCCTATCTATGCTTAGGGTCAGATTTTCAAAAGAGTGTGTGGCAAGCGTTGACCGAAATTGATCGTGGTAAAACGTCTTCGTATAAAGAATTGGCTGCTACGATCGGTAACCCAAAAGGGATGCGGGCCGTGGGGAATGCGAATGGCGCTAATCAGTTAGCGATTATTATTCCCTGTCATCGCGTGATTCAGACTGATGGTAGTTTAGGTGGTTATGGCGGTGGTTTGGAGCGGAAGAAGTGGT
The DNA window shown above is from Enterococcus sp. 12C11_DIV0727 and carries:
- a CDS encoding peptidoglycan amidohydrolase family protein, with translation MKNIEKMIQWMTDRKGKVTYSMNARLGPNSYDCSSAVYLALINGGFLNSGMMGNTDTLFSHLENAGWTKIQADGTGNYPAKTGDIFIWGNRGASGGGAGHTGIFIDDQDNIIHCNYGYNGITINNHDTIWGLNGCPAMTIYRYGRNESRPQPTPSTPKPVPQEQLVGLISMTGPFYPDRKLAVSQDTNPDDAISPALDYYLPGMTIYYDHYIHSNGYVWISYISHGGARRYVAVGPDDGRTDTTWGSGFFN
- a CDS encoding LPXTG cell wall anchor domain-containing protein, coding for MNDSWKKGSFKFMLLSSVALIGSGIPIHALAATVEQKSSVQKALEKDYKSILEEYTTAKTEYEDTKKAYDIALEDYNTSKNEADKTYEIADQLKTTLDGLKETYKKQLMIFEEATMTYNSHKATYETNKSSYEAHIDTYNQAKAAYETEQKRYQDTETTFLDMQTDYLSAQAEYELLNKDAEEKRTSYENLRVEYETKRKVYEDAATAYRTIQTAYNDAKNKYNTQLSDYNSQKLSYDTLLNNYTNKKTVYDTKATEFNVATEVYNTLKTELETAKTSYTEVKTDYDKALEKYNVLLTEYNDTKTTYIADKATYEKRLSELTVTISDYERKLTEYNKIKEEYNITKQAYEKAKTTYETLSSQLKELAIQYETERTAYETEKTAFDQKTKTYETAKTTYDQQKSAYDANLIAYETDLATYNEKRAAAEAILKKYEEGTVEYSTALASYNENNTRYNEVDKEYQQVKEQVKQLNTKFKDVQTAYDTATADYQKIATSYQSIRQQYDTLLAQCERANTDYQKLEKEYQTISTNYTQVINVYEETESAYQAAVTESTEVKHQYDLLKEAYDAVFAKFTSGSDAFDIIEAKYNEASKIYDAANKKYELARAEYDRLLPEYQTLSEELTTLKSELAAAKVAFSKLGETLETTTKQYTALETQYTKTKETYDKVTKQFAALDAEYIIAETAYTTAATALSKVKETFLLREKEYTDLAAYYVGLKTKYEETLKTYNATQIKLGEMTDEQTAHEKEFAAVSKEYTDLGNSFEELHEKYSGVNTAYGAANDAWKAADKDYQLADGKLKTLTVNYDKALTLYTNLKTKYDLAKESFTTAAKPYEDALAAYEKAVVAEGEINAAITGMNNILDDFPADKITQENLDNIPADLALWQTKYETAKLALTKALNESWPVIMDYQDKNDSYNASSIKPEITQDLIYGPEDFRSKLVNFIAEAEHVMEDNINSSKVYQKYYQSYKAYSDAFDVYTRGWGVGNAGDPDDELDSWIEIINTAGTLDFTPIGYPKERLQSLNTSKDWDKFVSTYDSIAGGAIEKLTNYSNYLMSVSDKWTVANSTMATAIEEFNLATGNNVKTPINLDRIPTSVTTSLNVATGAYQTSLDAFYADPYIEDVGFSLYDWIEMGGGSSIINWRMSTQSALGKVNLPPIDLKTIQTELDSLILKKINTPEIPTVPDMPEIPTKAVGINTPKKVENITEPTNPALAPAAASTKIIENITGINLPALTDKHASTPPSSLVELGTSENITDVELDSEEAEESIQPDAPVELEALEDVTEVDPLEQPEKLEEAPIVNAPGIPELVAPETVDPIKTPIKQPIELAAPTKPTVLEAPLAVNLAEAPVALIDPKKKEEAKGAIVLTTTTFDAVSDFSTKSLPNTRSERRLPNTGTESSLMGQGMGAFMAGAAGSLLFWKRRKGKQSK
- a CDS encoding isocitrate lyase/PEP mutase family protein translates to MNETKTTHFRNAHQQKKPLVLLNIWNVASADELTTQTINLIPTGSYAMSDYYGYQDGENMPFDELLGYIRQMDTQNNYITADIESGYATNGLELAKNIEALINIGVIGINIEDKKPNTETLYSKAEQSERLLAIKQQTNAMKKDLFINVRTDTYFSGDIAANNQNEQVLNQTIARIKAYEKNGIDGIFIPGLKNQEHLKQIAAAITLPINIMLDLQNDSIADYLDTGISRISFGPSIYMLYNEYETDDLITFYTSLLADLAQYEEQDQIELFRIK
- a CDS encoding bifunctional transcriptional activator/DNA repair enzyme AdaA, translated to MISEKEKKHYYQALLAKDSTYDGIFFVGISSTGVFCHATCPARKPKYENCTFYETAEEALLSGYRPCKRCKPLSYPREIPLLVQQMVELVEENPEKRWKDQDFAELGIHSMTARRQFKKVYGMTFVQYARSRRMGMALKSIKNGEKRIDTQLDVGYDSPSGFYDAFSKIMGRNPKQSKEIKILSADWIDTILGPMMSIADDDYLYLLEFVDRRGLEREIERLRNRLNASIVPGKTKINEQIKAELDLYFEKKLDEFQTPYLCLGSDFQKSVWQALTEIDRGKTSSYKELAATIGNPKGMRAVGNANGANQLAIIIPCHRVIQTDGSLGGYGGGLERKKWLLKHEREYH